A portion of the Desulfopila inferna genome contains these proteins:
- a CDS encoding NADPH-dependent 2,4-dienoyl-CoA reductase — translation MTTTPYPYLFKSLELGFITIKNRILMGSMHTGLEDERGGFRKLAAFYRERVRGGVGLIVTGGIAPNFRGRIAPFGCQLSFPWQVGKHRIVTDSVHMEGGRICLQILHTGRYAYHPFSVAPSSIKAVINPFKPTEMSRRQIHKTIGDFATTALLARRAGYDGVEIMGSEGYLINQFICRRVNRRSDEWGGEYANRIRFPLEIVSAVREKVGEDFIIIFRLSMLDLVEQGSTWDEVVLLAKKLEENGVTMINTGIGWHESRIPTIATSVPRAAFSWVTARMKEEISLPLITTNRINTPEVAEEILEQGRADMVSMARPLLADPYFAAKAQGGRQDEINTCIGCNQACLDHVFRNKRASCLVNPQACYETELNFPPTASPKKIAVVGGGPAGLAFACYSAQRGHTVTLFDARTELGGQFSFAKDIPGKEEFRETLRYFKRRLEVLGIDVRTGSYQSSADLRNGGYDAIVLATGVVPRIPEIDGINHPKVAVYPDILSGKIVAGERVAVLGAGGIGYDVCEFLCEAPPSHSLDLNLWLKEWGIDTTVSHPGGVEGVKPHKPKPARKIYLLQRKAGKFGKTLQPTTGWIHRIALKKRKVEMIGGVTYEKIDDSGLHIYKEGQPQVLEVDTIVLCTGQLSRRDLWEELKAVGLPVHLIGGALEAGELDAKRAIRQAAELASAI, via the coding sequence ATGACAACCACCCCATATCCATACTTATTCAAAAGTCTCGAACTCGGCTTCATCACCATTAAAAACCGTATTCTCATGGGCTCGATGCATACCGGACTTGAAGATGAGAGAGGCGGATTCAGGAAATTGGCTGCATTCTATCGGGAACGGGTCAGAGGCGGTGTCGGCCTCATCGTTACCGGCGGAATAGCCCCCAATTTCAGAGGCAGAATTGCCCCTTTCGGCTGCCAGCTCAGTTTCCCCTGGCAGGTAGGAAAACACCGGATTGTCACGGACAGTGTGCACATGGAGGGCGGCAGGATCTGTCTGCAGATTCTGCATACAGGACGGTATGCATATCATCCCTTCAGCGTCGCACCCTCGTCCATCAAGGCTGTTATCAACCCTTTCAAGCCAACGGAAATGTCACGGCGCCAGATCCATAAGACCATTGGCGACTTCGCCACCACAGCACTGCTCGCTCGCCGGGCCGGCTATGATGGTGTCGAGATCATGGGATCCGAGGGCTATTTGATCAACCAGTTCATCTGCAGAAGGGTCAACAGAAGAAGCGACGAATGGGGCGGTGAATACGCAAACCGCATTCGCTTCCCCCTGGAAATAGTCTCCGCTGTCAGGGAAAAAGTCGGAGAAGATTTTATCATTATCTTTCGTCTCTCCATGCTCGATCTGGTGGAACAGGGCAGCACCTGGGATGAAGTTGTCCTCCTCGCCAAAAAACTTGAGGAAAACGGTGTCACCATGATCAATACCGGCATTGGCTGGCATGAGTCGCGGATCCCGACCATCGCCACCAGCGTACCACGTGCCGCCTTCAGTTGGGTGACCGCACGGATGAAGGAGGAAATCTCACTTCCTCTGATCACCACCAATAGAATCAACACCCCGGAGGTGGCAGAGGAAATCCTTGAACAGGGACGGGCCGATATGGTCTCCATGGCCAGACCCTTGCTCGCCGATCCATATTTTGCCGCCAAGGCTCAGGGCGGCAGACAGGATGAAATAAATACCTGCATCGGCTGCAATCAGGCCTGCCTCGACCATGTTTTTCGTAATAAAAGAGCCTCCTGTCTGGTCAATCCTCAAGCCTGCTATGAAACGGAGTTGAACTTCCCTCCCACCGCATCACCGAAAAAAATAGCCGTTGTCGGCGGAGGTCCCGCCGGCCTTGCCTTTGCCTGCTACAGCGCTCAGCGCGGCCATACGGTCACTTTATTCGATGCCCGGACGGAACTGGGTGGGCAGTTCTCCTTTGCCAAAGACATACCGGGCAAGGAGGAGTTCAGGGAAACGCTGCGCTATTTTAAAAGGCGTCTTGAAGTGCTCGGCATCGATGTTCGAACCGGAAGCTATCAAAGTTCGGCCGACCTCCGGAATGGAGGCTATGATGCGATCGTCCTGGCAACCGGAGTGGTTCCCCGAATCCCCGAAATCGACGGCATCAATCATCCCAAAGTTGCCGTATATCCTGATATCCTCTCCGGAAAGATTGTGGCTGGGGAACGGGTAGCCGTTCTGGGAGCCGGAGGCATCGGCTATGATGTCTGTGAATTCCTCTGCGAAGCCCCCCCTTCACACAGCCTTGATCTCAATCTTTGGCTGAAGGAGTGGGGAATCGATACCACTGTCTCGCATCCCGGAGGCGTTGAAGGTGTCAAGCCCCACAAGCCGAAACCGGCGCGAAAAATTTATCTGCTGCAGCGTAAAGCGGGGAAGTTCGGCAAAACCCTGCAGCCGACCACGGGATGGATCCACAGAATTGCATTGAAAAAGCGAAAGGTAGAGATGATCGGCGGCGTCACCTACGAAAAAATAGATGACAGCGGCCTTCATATCTATAAGGAGGGGCAACCTCAAGTTCTTGAGGTTGATACCATTGTTCTCTGCACCGGCCAGCTGTCCCGCCGTGATTTATGGGAAGAACTCAAAGCAGTCGGCCTGCCTGTACACCTGATCGGCGGAGCTCTGGAAGCCGGTGAGCTGGATGCCAAGAGAGCCATCAGGCAGGCAGCCGAACTTGCTTCTGCTATTTAG
- a CDS encoding PAS domain-containing sensor histidine kinase, with protein sequence MMQSIDSTGPAKSKPRPPSTLEKNLTVLLLLLLFLAIPTTTLLPQASAEENKQNILILNSYHIGYKWSDEILRGIMDVLQPTPPSMAIYLEYMDMKRHYSEERFALLFHSLAEKYQDIEIDYVLASDDSAFLFLREYVKDLFPAATVVFCGTNYLQEEDLSGLVDFYGINEEADIGATFDLMLSIHPDTQRIFIINDQTTTGKKMAPSIVEAARRYQPQITFSYADNISMTRLLQTVANLPPQSLIFYTFFFRDSNGNIFDYDESISMIAQASPVPIYGSWSFNLGLGIIGGMLTSGYHQGEAAAKLLMYFLQGHSPPPAQLSQSPNTFMFDYTYLQKFAIPVDKLPDEAIIINKPESFVERHRQVLLFSAIFITLLFFIILALIINILMRKKAEKKLQQSERNFRGIFENAIEGLFQASLHGNFLKVNHALAKILKCDSPEDVLSSYDNLKNDLFVKPELHNHLINQVLENGSAQLEEDLLCKDGSIITALLYCRNVVDEKGRNLYLEGSITDMTEYKMTQEIIIQTEKMLTLGGLSAGIAHEIKNPLTSMMQAATLISNRLLHHSPQNQESAEEAGISFEALHRYLEIRGIPHMLGNMAASGKRANIIVEDMLSFSKKTIGEFAFESFEDIVREAVELAKKDYSLDRDYSFKKIRINYDFADDVPLLYCSKSKILQVLFNILKNSAEAMADAKTINPEITCTIRFDNDSIKLEIKDNGPGMDHKVKEKIFEPFYSTKSKKKGTGLGLSIADYIVSENHKGKLSVESAPEEGANFILKFPRHGKMAQQKAAQMK encoded by the coding sequence ATGATGCAGAGTATTGACAGCACCGGACCAGCGAAGAGCAAACCACGCCCACCATCCACTCTGGAGAAAAATCTTACCGTTCTTTTGCTCTTGCTCCTTTTTCTTGCGATACCCACCACTACCTTATTGCCGCAGGCGAGTGCCGAAGAGAACAAACAAAATATCCTTATCCTGAACTCGTACCATATCGGCTACAAATGGTCTGATGAAATTTTACGAGGGATTATGGACGTTTTGCAGCCTACTCCCCCGTCGATGGCTATCTATCTGGAATATATGGATATGAAACGGCATTATTCAGAAGAGAGATTTGCTTTGCTCTTCCACAGCCTCGCCGAAAAATACCAGGATATCGAAATCGATTATGTCCTGGCAAGCGATGATTCGGCCTTTCTCTTCCTGAGGGAGTATGTCAAAGATCTTTTTCCTGCCGCCACTGTCGTTTTCTGCGGGACCAATTATCTGCAGGAGGAAGACCTTTCTGGTCTTGTCGATTTCTACGGCATAAACGAAGAAGCCGATATCGGTGCAACCTTCGACCTGATGTTGTCAATCCATCCGGATACTCAACGCATCTTTATCATCAACGACCAGACCACAACCGGAAAAAAGATGGCCCCGAGCATAGTGGAAGCCGCGCGAAGATATCAACCGCAGATAACCTTTTCATATGCTGACAACATTTCCATGACCAGGCTTTTGCAGACAGTCGCCAACCTGCCGCCGCAATCTCTTATTTTTTATACCTTCTTTTTCAGAGACAGCAACGGCAACATTTTTGATTATGATGAAAGTATCTCGATGATTGCACAGGCCTCCCCTGTACCTATATATGGATCATGGAGCTTCAATCTGGGCCTGGGAATAATCGGAGGCATGCTGACCAGCGGGTATCACCAGGGTGAGGCCGCCGCTAAATTGCTCATGTACTTTCTTCAGGGACATAGCCCACCACCCGCACAGCTGTCCCAAAGCCCGAATACTTTCATGTTCGACTACACTTATTTACAGAAGTTTGCAATTCCCGTCGACAAACTGCCGGATGAAGCCATCATCATCAACAAGCCAGAGTCATTTGTAGAGAGGCATAGGCAGGTTCTTCTCTTTTCGGCAATCTTCATTACGCTCTTGTTTTTTATCATTCTCGCCTTGATCATCAATATACTGATGCGCAAAAAAGCGGAGAAAAAACTACAGCAAAGTGAACGTAACTTCCGGGGCATTTTTGAAAACGCCATCGAAGGTTTATTCCAGGCTTCCCTGCATGGAAATTTTCTCAAAGTAAACCATGCACTGGCAAAAATTCTCAAATGCGATTCACCCGAAGATGTGCTGAGCAGCTATGACAATCTTAAAAACGATCTCTTTGTCAAGCCCGAACTCCACAACCACCTTATCAATCAGGTGCTTGAAAATGGCAGCGCCCAACTGGAAGAAGACCTGCTGTGCAAGGACGGTTCAATAATTACCGCACTGCTCTATTGTAGAAACGTGGTGGATGAGAAGGGCAGGAATCTCTATCTTGAGGGCTCCATAACCGACATGACCGAGTATAAGATGACCCAGGAAATTATTATCCAGACCGAGAAGATGCTCACTTTGGGCGGCCTCTCCGCCGGGATAGCCCATGAGATCAAAAATCCTCTGACTTCCATGATGCAGGCTGCCACCCTGATTTCGAACAGGCTGCTGCATCATTCCCCGCAAAATCAGGAGAGCGCCGAAGAGGCCGGCATTTCCTTTGAAGCTCTTCATCGGTACCTGGAGATCCGCGGTATACCGCACATGCTGGGTAACATGGCAGCATCCGGGAAAAGGGCGAATATCATAGTCGAAGATATGCTCTCTTTCAGCAAGAAGACCATTGGAGAATTCGCCTTTGAATCATTTGAGGACATTGTCCGTGAAGCCGTGGAACTCGCCAAAAAGGATTACAGCCTCGACCGGGATTATAGTTTTAAAAAAATTCGAATCAACTATGACTTCGCCGACGACGTCCCGCTGCTTTACTGCAGCAAGTCGAAAATTCTTCAGGTCCTTTTCAATATTTTGAAAAACAGTGCTGAGGCAATGGCTGACGCAAAAACAATAAATCCCGAAATCACCTGCACTATTCGGTTCGATAATGACTCTATCAAGCTGGAAATAAAAGACAATGGTCCGGGTATGGATCACAAGGTCAAGGAAAAGATTTTTGAACCTTTCTATTCCACCAAAAGCAAAAAGAAAGGAACGGGGCTGGGCCTCTCCATCGCTGATTACATTGTATCAGAGAATCATAAGGGCAAATTATCTGTTGAGTCCGCTCCGGAAGAAGGGGCAAACTTCATCCTGAAGTTTCCGCGACATGGGAAGATGGCGCAACAAAAAGCCGCGCAGATGAAGTAG
- a CDS encoding TIGR01777 family oxidoreductase — MRIFITGGTGFVGTHLTGKLLERGDDVTVVSFTGKKHLEDHPALHIVKGDTTKEGEWQKGLGEYDVIINLTGRSIFKFWSESYKEQIYSSRILTTRNVVQALPENSDSILLSASAVGYYGDRGDDEVDENAGPGSDFLAKVGKDWENEAFEARKKGVRVATTRFGVVLGKGGGALETMETPFKAGLGGTIGSGWQWFSWIHIDDLAAALLFLMDGSGLDGPFNVTSPGSVRQKDFAKELGRALHRPTFIPVPSFVLKTLGGEFGQMLLQGQKVAPRKLLEHGFVFQYTQLEGAFQDIFGN; from the coding sequence ATGAGAATATTTATCACTGGAGGCACCGGATTTGTCGGAACACATCTGACCGGAAAGCTGCTCGAACGCGGCGATGATGTAACCGTAGTCAGCTTCACCGGAAAAAAACATCTCGAAGACCATCCTGCTCTGCATATAGTTAAGGGGGACACCACCAAAGAGGGGGAGTGGCAGAAAGGGCTCGGTGAATACGATGTCATCATCAACCTTACCGGACGATCGATTTTCAAATTCTGGTCCGAATCATATAAAGAGCAGATATATTCGAGCAGAATTCTCACTACCCGCAATGTCGTGCAGGCTCTCCCGGAGAACTCCGATAGTATTTTGCTGAGTGCCTCTGCAGTTGGATATTATGGTGACCGCGGTGATGACGAGGTCGATGAAAACGCCGGTCCCGGTTCCGACTTCCTCGCCAAAGTGGGAAAGGATTGGGAAAATGAAGCCTTTGAAGCCCGGAAGAAGGGGGTTCGAGTGGCTACTACCCGGTTCGGTGTGGTTCTGGGAAAAGGCGGAGGTGCCCTTGAGACGATGGAGACCCCATTCAAGGCGGGACTGGGAGGAACAATCGGCAGCGGCTGGCAATGGTTCTCCTGGATTCATATTGATGACCTTGCCGCAGCGCTGTTGTTTCTGATGGATGGCAGTGGACTGGATGGGCCCTTTAACGTAACCTCGCCCGGGAGCGTTCGCCAGAAGGACTTTGCAAAAGAACTGGGCAGGGCTCTCCACAGACCTACCTTCATACCTGTCCCTTCCTTTGTCCTGAAAACACTTGGCGGAGAGTTTGGCCAAATGCTGCTGCAGGGGCAGAAGGTTGCACCGCGAAAGCTTCTGGAGCATGGGTTTGTTTTTCAATATACGCAACTGGAGGGAGCTTTTCAGGACATCTTCGGCAACTAA
- a CDS encoding molybdopterin-dependent oxidoreductase, which translates to MSEQHKIYAKTACPLDCPDSCGLVATVENGKVTGLSGDYEHPYTRGIICRKMKSYHQRLYSKDRILFPMKRTGKKGDSRFTRISWDDAYSMIVERTAAIKEEFGGETILPFVYAGNMGAMNRFAGYPLFHKLGTSRLEETICSTAAKAGWKSQCGDIPGSPPEKAEDAELVIIWGSNTKVTNLHFWPYVAAARKKGAKLVVIDPYRNDTAASADLHLKVEPGGDTALALALLKILVGKEAVDYSFIENSTSGFEELKRYLDSISTVDCVRQSGIEQARISALAESLQSTAKIFIRIGIGMTRHSRAGLGIRGITSLAAALGLFDGGEGRGVLLSSAAYVGNQEILTWPSLAEKKTRRFNMVQLGNCLTSANPPVKMLMVYNANPLSVTPDSGLVRQALANEELFTVVHEQVMTPTAKYADLLLPATTFLENRDLYTGYGHFYLSVVDPVIEPLGEAKSNFVFYQELAEKFGYDDPPFRQTLDQRMTAYLETLAGLPDCINIKDMKNGEAIRSTRWSGGEPLFSPEKGRYTFIQDQDPSLPRTACLLEGDEFDNADYPARFPFKLITPPHMDLLNSTFGERYEGHPGEVIIHPQDAEECGVQDKELITLYNNRGWNRRKAKISDTTRKGLLVAEGIFWQYDNHPSGVNDLTSQKLTDMGGGGTFHESRVAVLKKT; encoded by the coding sequence ATGTCTGAACAGCACAAAATATATGCCAAAACAGCCTGTCCGCTGGACTGCCCGGACAGCTGCGGTCTTGTTGCCACGGTTGAAAATGGCAAGGTGACCGGCCTTTCCGGAGATTATGAACACCCTTATACCCGGGGGATCATTTGCCGGAAAATGAAAAGCTATCACCAGCGGCTCTACTCAAAAGACCGCATACTTTTTCCCATGAAGAGAACGGGGAAAAAGGGGGACAGTCGCTTTACTCGAATCAGCTGGGATGATGCCTATTCCATGATTGTTGAGAGGACTGCAGCCATAAAGGAAGAATTTGGCGGGGAAACTATCCTGCCCTTTGTCTATGCCGGCAATATGGGAGCCATGAACCGCTTTGCCGGATATCCGCTCTTTCACAAACTGGGAACATCGAGGCTGGAGGAAACCATCTGCTCGACAGCTGCCAAGGCGGGCTGGAAAAGTCAATGCGGCGATATCCCGGGCTCTCCTCCAGAGAAAGCTGAAGATGCTGAATTGGTAATAATCTGGGGGAGCAATACCAAGGTCACCAATCTGCACTTTTGGCCCTATGTCGCCGCCGCCCGCAAAAAAGGGGCAAAGCTGGTGGTAATAGATCCGTATCGTAATGATACGGCGGCATCAGCGGATCTCCACCTGAAGGTCGAACCGGGAGGAGATACCGCCCTGGCCCTGGCACTTTTGAAAATCCTGGTGGGGAAAGAAGCTGTCGATTACTCCTTTATCGAGAACTCGACGAGCGGCTTCGAGGAACTAAAAAGATATTTAGACTCCATATCGACGGTTGATTGTGTGCGTCAGAGCGGAATAGAGCAAGCTCGGATCAGTGCACTGGCAGAGAGCCTGCAGAGCACGGCAAAAATCTTTATCCGCATCGGTATCGGCATGACCCGGCACAGCAGGGCCGGTCTGGGCATTCGCGGTATTACTTCGCTTGCCGCCGCTCTAGGTCTTTTCGACGGCGGGGAAGGGCGGGGCGTACTGCTCTCCTCTGCCGCCTATGTCGGCAACCAGGAAATTCTGACCTGGCCCTCTCTGGCAGAAAAAAAGACCCGGCGGTTCAACATGGTGCAGCTGGGCAACTGCCTCACCAGTGCAAATCCTCCCGTTAAGATGCTTATGGTCTATAATGCCAATCCATTATCAGTCACCCCGGACAGCGGCCTGGTGAGGCAGGCCCTGGCGAACGAGGAGCTCTTCACCGTCGTCCATGAGCAGGTAATGACTCCGACCGCAAAATACGCGGACCTTCTCCTGCCTGCCACCACCTTTCTGGAAAACCGTGATCTCTATACCGGATACGGCCATTTTTATCTCTCCGTTGTCGATCCTGTCATAGAACCGCTGGGCGAAGCGAAATCCAACTTTGTCTTCTATCAGGAACTTGCGGAAAAATTCGGCTATGATGACCCGCCCTTCAGACAGACTCTCGATCAACGAATGACCGCCTATCTCGAAACGCTTGCGGGGCTGCCGGACTGTATTAATATCAAAGATATGAAAAACGGCGAGGCTATCCGTTCGACCAGGTGGTCAGGGGGAGAGCCTCTTTTCAGTCCGGAGAAGGGGAGATACACCTTTATCCAGGACCAGGACCCCAGCCTGCCGCGTACCGCCTGCCTTCTTGAGGGAGACGAATTCGACAACGCCGATTATCCTGCGAGGTTTCCGTTCAAGCTGATCACGCCGCCGCATATGGATCTGCTCAATTCCACATTTGGTGAGCGGTATGAAGGGCATCCCGGGGAGGTAATCATTCATCCGCAGGACGCCGAAGAATGCGGAGTGCAGGATAAGGAGCTGATCACTCTCTACAATAATAGAGGCTGGAACAGAAGAAAGGCGAAAATCAGCGACACCACCCGCAAAGGACTGCTGGTCGCCGAGGGCATATTCTGGCAATACGACAATCACCCATCAGGAGTGAATGATCTCACTTCCCAGAAGTTAACGGATATGGGAGGTGGTGGAACTTTCCATGAGTCACGGGTGGCTGTGTTGAAAAAAACCTGA
- a CDS encoding aspartate/glutamate racemase family protein gives MKNIGLLGGMSWESTLEYYRALNKGVQEALGGLHSARIVMHSVDFDPIEAMMQRGEWDAIARVLGNAAEGLEKAGADFFLICTNTMHKLAADIESRVDIPLLHIADATAEVLQTHGITRVGLLGTAFTMEQDFYRERLLEYDVDVVIPEVEDRKIVNNVIFTELCRGKVNADSRREYIRIMKALTERRAEAILFGCTEIGILVDQKDVDIQLFDTTPIHAASAVRMALAE, from the coding sequence ATGAAAAATATCGGCCTGCTTGGCGGGATGAGCTGGGAATCGACCCTGGAATATTACAGAGCCTTGAACAAAGGAGTGCAGGAGGCTCTGGGCGGTCTCCATTCGGCACGGATAGTGATGCATAGTGTTGATTTCGACCCGATCGAGGCCATGATGCAGAGGGGTGAATGGGATGCAATTGCACGAGTTTTAGGTAATGCTGCCGAAGGACTGGAGAAGGCGGGGGCGGATTTCTTTCTTATCTGCACCAACACCATGCACAAGCTTGCCGCCGACATCGAAAGCAGGGTCGATATACCGCTTTTGCATATTGCCGATGCCACTGCTGAAGTCCTGCAGACACATGGTATCACCAGGGTCGGGCTATTAGGCACGGCCTTTACCATGGAACAGGATTTCTACAGAGAAAGATTGCTGGAATACGATGTAGATGTCGTGATTCCGGAGGTCGAAGACCGGAAGATCGTCAATAATGTCATTTTTACGGAACTCTGCCGCGGCAAAGTCAACGCTGATTCCCGAAGAGAATATATACGCATCATGAAGGCGCTGACGGAGAGGAGAGCCGAGGCTATTCTTTTCGGCTGCACGGAAATAGGGATACTGGTGGATCAGAAGGATGTCGACATCCAACTTTTCGATACAACCCCTATTCATGCGGCCAGCGCGGTGCGCATGGCTTTAGCGGAGTGA
- a CDS encoding DsrE family protein, whose product MRKKDNLYILWTSDSKITAEKMVFMYSINAMRQGWWKKVTIIIWGAPALLVSEDVKLFEKVAEAQQEGVHISACKACADQLGVTEKLEKLGVEVIYWGEPLTEILQNDEKLITI is encoded by the coding sequence ATGAGGAAAAAAGATAATCTCTATATTCTCTGGACCAGCGACAGCAAGATAACCGCTGAAAAAATGGTGTTTATGTATAGCATCAATGCCATGCGCCAAGGATGGTGGAAAAAGGTCACCATCATTATCTGGGGCGCTCCCGCCCTGCTTGTCAGTGAAGATGTGAAGCTCTTCGAAAAAGTGGCAGAGGCACAGCAGGAAGGCGTACATATTTCCGCGTGCAAGGCCTGCGCTGACCAGCTGGGAGTCACAGAGAAGCTGGAAAAGCTTGGGGTGGAGGTCATTTATTGGGGCGAGCCGCTCACCGAAATACTGCAAAATGATGAGAAACTCATAACAATATAG
- a CDS encoding DUF2293 domain-containing protein — translation MTFTHRIVKPGYRKGTVLSEDGEVLTPPADWSFLGAGDAAVTRKVKAKGETWVVQVKRGKRIISKGIWAKTTDILSSVKEVEETRSTPAYARKREQEQARKEVNHKKYVDEFHNAVLSFLAFDHKYRKEAELIAVYVCAHATPVGSGTVARTQRITIAERAAAAVIAWMRHHTTAYDSMRIVRIQGKRREIRRLLAARSVEVLESYRSGREISADCPLRSALAAFMKN, via the coding sequence ATGACATTTACACATCGTATCGTCAAACCCGGCTACAGAAAAGGGACCGTATTATCGGAGGACGGAGAAGTCCTTACTCCACCGGCCGACTGGTCTTTCCTTGGCGCTGGCGATGCCGCCGTTACCAGAAAAGTGAAGGCTAAAGGAGAAACCTGGGTTGTTCAGGTGAAGAGGGGAAAGCGTATTATTTCAAAAGGTATCTGGGCAAAGACAACTGATATTCTCTCCAGTGTAAAAGAAGTTGAAGAGACCCGTTCAACACCTGCATATGCCAGAAAAAGAGAACAGGAACAGGCCAGGAAGGAAGTCAATCATAAAAAGTATGTCGACGAATTCCACAATGCCGTACTCTCCTTTCTCGCTTTTGACCACAAATATCGGAAGGAAGCCGAGCTTATTGCAGTATATGTTTGCGCTCATGCAACACCTGTCGGCAGCGGCACGGTGGCCAGAACACAGCGGATAACTATTGCTGAGCGTGCCGCGGCAGCAGTAATTGCCTGGATGCGTCATCACACCACCGCATATGATTCGATGCGCATCGTCCGAATACAGGGGAAGAGACGCGAGATCCGCCGGCTGCTGGCGGCACGATCCGTTGAAGTTCTGGAATCCTACCGCTCGGGCAGGGAAATTTCAGCCGACTGTCCTCTACGGAGTGCTCTGGCCGCATTCATGAAAAATTGA
- a CDS encoding response regulator, producing MANEHILIVEDELKIADLLRDYLEKEGFRTTCLHRGDTAVAAIRADRPALILLDLMLPGMDGITICREVRKFSDVPVIMITAKIEEVDRLIGLEIGADDYICKPFSPREVVARVRAVLRRARSIEAPQRLVAGYLVLDEQTHQVTAAGKTLNLTPSEFGLLNVLISSPGRVFSRSELLDKVQGYQFDGYDRTIDSHVKNLRRKIAEVLPDQDIITTIYGIGYTLNT from the coding sequence ATGGCTAATGAACATATACTGATTGTCGAAGATGAATTGAAAATTGCCGATCTCCTCAGGGATTATCTTGAAAAGGAGGGATTCAGAACAACCTGTCTGCACCGGGGGGATACGGCAGTTGCGGCAATACGAGCGGACCGGCCCGCCCTGATTCTGCTCGATTTGATGCTGCCGGGCATGGATGGCATCACCATCTGCCGTGAAGTGAGAAAATTTTCCGATGTACCTGTTATTATGATCACCGCCAAGATCGAGGAGGTTGATCGCCTGATCGGACTGGAAATAGGCGCCGACGATTATATCTGCAAGCCGTTCAGTCCACGGGAGGTTGTGGCCCGAGTCAGAGCCGTGCTGCGCAGAGCGCGCAGCATCGAGGCGCCGCAGCGATTGGTCGCTGGATACCTTGTACTTGATGAGCAGACACATCAGGTCACCGCCGCGGGGAAAACCCTTAACCTCACCCCCAGTGAATTTGGACTTCTAAATGTATTGATCTCCTCACCTGGACGGGTTTTCTCGCGCAGTGAACTACTGGACAAGGTACAGGGCTACCAGTTCGACGGCTATGACAGAACTATCGACAGCCATGTCAAAAACCTGCGCAGAAAAATTGCCGAAGTTCTACCCGATCAAGACATTATCACCACCATCTACGGAATCGGCTACACCTTGAACACCTGA